Below is a window of Malus domestica chromosome 13, GDT2T_hap1 DNA.
AGTAGCGGGAGTTCAAAGAATAGTAAAACCGGTTTAATTCGTATTTAATTTACagcaaaaaaataaacagaTTTAAGTGGTAAAACCGGCCTTTACAAGCCTCGAACCGTCAGTTTAATGGATATTGCGACTGATTAATCCTTCAAAAATAGCATATAGGTCCTTGTTATCTGGCCCAAATATCTCATCTGCCTTCTGTAATGTCTCCTGAAATTTTGCAGAACAGTCGCTCAAACAAGTGTTAATGGACAAAAATCAAATAACAAGGAACAAACGCCGAGCGAGAGAGCGAGGATGCAAGGAACTCAAGGAAGGAAGCGCATACCTCTTTGGTTTGCTTGTGGCCGTTTAGTTCCTTAACATTTGCCAGGAATGCACCAAACTGCTCGTAAGACAAACGACTCCTGCAGGAGAAAAAGATACAAAACCACACGGTGAGAATGAACTTCctcaatattttctacaatgCACCAAACCGCTCATCAAACAAGTGACTGCTTAAAAGGTGGCATTCGAGACTCGAGAACCAGTTCCATGCTTTATGACTGCCTCATTTGGTTACAGATAAAATGGGGATGGCAATGCATCAGGCTTATTCCTTGCACGGTTCATAAGCATTCAGAGTCTCACAGCCAGTTACTTGGAAGTTAGAACTACTAGAAATAGCGGTAGTAAGATGTGAATCATGGCGGTGAATGAATTGTAAACCTGGTTCAATTGATTTAAAGTTCGTAAAACAACCTTAGCGATTTGGGATTGTTCTGTGTTATTACTTTGGAGAAGCAAGCAACCAGACATACCTAGTCAAAATGCACTTTTTCGTctatttcaatatttttcagGCGTAAATTTCTGTAACTTGTTCCTTCGCACCAGATTCAAATTCAAAACTTAATTAGTGACTTTACCTGACTTGGCGGAAAAATTCTTTCCCATCCACCCTAGTTCTTCCTGAAACAGAATAAGCGAGAATCAAATAACCATACACGAACAGTGACCAGACTATTTAACATTGTTGCAGGGATACACCATATCCtacctaaaaacaaaaattatttgaaCTGTGATAAAACAATTTCTACAGAAGGTTTCTCGAGCTAACCAGATTCAGAGCCGTGATGGCTTGAGGGCACAGATGATCTGTTGTCAAACATGCCTCTTGAGGTGGCGAAGGACATGGAATGTCGCTTTGGAGACCCAGGTTTCGATGTTCTTGTTGGTGATGTGGATGCAGAATAGATAGGAGGAGAACCTGGGGGAGTGAACCGGGGTGTGCTAGTTTGGGATGCTAGCAAGAGGCTGTGTGCTATGCGAGGTCTTGAGGCTGCCATTGCAAAAAGAAAGCGCAAGAAATACAACAAGATTAAATTTGACATGTTAAAAAGATGTTCACTTAAAGCCTAACTGAAGCCATATTTTCGAGACCAAGATCCTAATTCAAACAGTACCATCTGTGTCGCGATCCTCGGTAAACGTACTTCCTCCAGAAAACGTGCTTTGGACTGAAGATGACCTCGACGGTGgtaatgtggaaaatgtgaCATCACCTTCTGAAATTACTGTCAAATTATCGCTTCGTTGTACGTTGCCAAAGCAGAGAACCAAAAGATATAAAGCATATGGAGTTGGCCAAAAACAAAATATGCAGACGGTAACAAAGGGGACACATGCATTCACAGTCTAATGGTTAATATTTTCCCGCAATTTATAGTCTGACAACATAAGCATGTCACTGTTTTACGACAATGATATGAACAAAACTACGAcgaaaaactgaaaattaagaTTCCGGGTAGCAAACCTCCATCTCCATCATGTGGTTTTGAAGACGAGTGCTCTTCGGCTTGTACAGTATTAGCAGGCTTAGCAACAACGTCTGAAGCTCCACTCTGCGTCACAAAATCCAATCCAAcatatcaaattaattaaaataattaaaaacaaaaatgtaatTAAATAAAATCGCTTACAGGATTTTCTTCATCCTCTGCAAGTGATCGCATAAGGGTCTTTCTGAACACCTCCAGCTGCGCACGTTAGCAAACCAAGCTTAGTCTAACAGAAAAACGGCGCCGTTTTAACTTCCGCAACCTGAAATTTCAAATTGGTGTTATACCTTCGAGACATCTCTGCTCAGCTTCCTCACAGTGTTGGCGAGTACGGCCTTCTCCTTCACCAATCCCTCCTGCAATTTCGGAACCCAAGTCAACTTTAGTCAACGAATTCACTGAAAACTGAACCGGGTTGAGATTCTTGGGCCGGGTCGGACCTTCTCCTGGTTCGCGAGGGCGAGCTTGTCAGCGGATTCGGAGAGAGAGGCGTCCAGGGACTCCACCTGTGATTGGAGGTCGGCTATGAGCCGGTCCTTCTCGGCGAGCTTCTCGCGCAGAGCGGACGACTCTGATTCCAGGGCCGAGACACGTGTCGAGAGCGCAAGGGACGTGATTTTGCGGGCCACATCGAGCTGCTCGAAAGGATCCGGCGGCAGTACTTCCAACACTTCCTCGGGAAGATCGAAGTTCGAACTCCCCGATTCCTTCGCAAGCATCtccactttttctctctttttctttgttttcgattttttttttcttcaacttttttgtttttttaattagataTTGGTAGATTTTGATTGGAGGATACATGTGGTTTGTGAATGGATAGGATTTTGGGAACAAGATACACGTGTAAAGTTTGAGGACGTTTGTATTTAGCAATATTCTTCTCTACTTGTAAATACGTTTTAATTACAATCTGCATGGAAGGTTGACATTTTATTATTACTACATTTTACAAATGTTTTTATTCTTGGTACCCATTTTAAACACATCAATGAGTTTTTATCACTAACACAAACTTACACAGTGGTCCAATGGTATTCAGCTCTAATT
It encodes the following:
- the LOC103430809 gene encoding uncharacterized protein At4g15545 isoform X2, which codes for MLAKESGSSNFDLPEEVLEVLPPDPFEQLDVARKITSLALSTRVSALESESSALREKLAEKDRLIADLQSQVESLDASLSESADKLALANQEKEGLVKEKAVLANTVRKLSRDVSKLEVFRKTLMRSLAEDEENPSGASDVVAKPANTVQAEEHSSSKPHDGDGEGDVTFSTLPPSRSSSVQSTFSGGSTFTEDRDTDASRPRIAHSLLLASQTSTPRFTPPGSPPIYSASTSPTRTSKPGSPKRHSMSFATSRGMFDNRSSVPSSHHGSESGRTRVDGKEFFRQVRSRLSYEQFGAFLANVKELNGHKQTKEETLQKADEIFGPDNKDLYAIFEGLISRNIH
- the LOC103430809 gene encoding uncharacterized protein At4g15545 isoform X3, which encodes MLAKESGSSNFDLPEEVLEVLPPDPFEQLDVARKITSLALSTRVSALESESSALREKLAEKDRLIADLQSQVESLDASLSESADKLALANQEKEGLVKEKAVLANTVRKLSRDVSKLEVFRKTLMRSLAEDEENPSGASDVVAKPANTVQAEEHSSSKPHDGDGGDVTFSTLPPSRSSSVQSTFSGGSTFTEDRDTDASRPRIAHSLLLASQTSTPRFTPPGSPPIYSASTSPTRTSKPGSPKRHSMSFATSRGMFDNRSSVPSSHHGSESGRTRVDGKEFFRQVRSRLSYEQFGAFLANVKELNGHKQTKEETLQKADEIFGPDNKDLYAIFEGLISRNIH
- the LOC103430809 gene encoding uncharacterized protein At4g15545 isoform X1, coding for MLAKESGSSNFDLPEEVLEVLPPDPFEQLDVARKITSLALSTRVSALESESSALREKLAEKDRLIADLQSQVESLDASLSESADKLALANQEKEGLVKEKAVLANTVRKLSRDVSKLEVFRKTLMRSLAEDEENPSGASDVVAKPANTVQAEEHSSSKPHDGDGVISEGDVTFSTLPPSRSSSVQSTFSGGSTFTEDRDTDASRPRIAHSLLLASQTSTPRFTPPGSPPIYSASTSPTRTSKPGSPKRHSMSFATSRGMFDNRSSVPSSHHGSESGRTRVDGKEFFRQVRSRLSYEQFGAFLANVKELNGHKQTKEETLQKADEIFGPDNKDLYAIFEGLISRNIH